One genomic segment of Tursiops truncatus isolate mTurTru1 chromosome 4, mTurTru1.mat.Y, whole genome shotgun sequence includes these proteins:
- the LOC101332496 gene encoding LOW QUALITY PROTEIN: probable E3 ubiquitin-protein ligase HECTD2 (The sequence of the model RefSeq protein was modified relative to this genomic sequence to represent the inferred CDS: inserted 1 base in 1 codon; substituted 1 base at 1 genomic stop codon) — MVDSPVYHTVLNTPQDIQKTILKGIINSLLQEWKSPXTKDYLRAYFILLQNPQFNNTSTYVIYAHLLRQIAMLVEVDHHFLVHWFKKLSQKRFKQLVERLLQFISLHLFPAKPEEFPPISKCSWWIPSSSKVLALLNTANNLVLPPLIPYTDFYNSTLDRIDLMEEYHTWQSFGNSHXQSLVDKVSRRERPDMNMLFLNMKVRWTYLVSNSLDELTRKRADLQKKLKVTFVGEVGLGTGGLTKEWFLLLIRQIFHPDYGMFTYHKDSYCHWFSSFKCDNYSGFRLVGILMGLAVYNSIALDIRFPRCCYKKLLSPPIIPNDQNMPVGICSVTTDDLSQIMPELAHGLSELLSYEGNVEEDFYSIFQVFQEEFRIIKSYNLKPGGDKIPVTNQNRKEYVQLYIDFLLNKSIYKQFAAFYYGFHSVCASNFLMLLHPEEVEILVCGSPELDMHALQRSTQYDGYAKTDLTIQYFWDIVLGFPLDLQKKLLHFTTGSDRVPVEGMADLNFKISKNETSTNWLPVAHTCFNQLCLPPYKNKKDLKQKLIIGISNSEGFGLE, encoded by the exons ATGGTAGATAGTCCAGTG taccatactgtcttgaatact ccTCAAGACATTCAGAAGACAATATTAAAGGGAATCATTAACAGCCTGTTACAAGAATGGAAAAGTCCATGAACAAAAGATTATCTTAGagcatattttatacttttacagAATCCTCAATTTAATAACACATCTACATATGTCATCTATGCTCACTTGCTACGACAGATAGCTATGTTAGTGGAAGTTGACCATCATTTCCTAGTTCActggtttaaaaaattatcccaGAAGAGGTTCAAACAATTGGTAGAGAGATTGCTGCAGTTTATTTCTTTACACCTGTTTCCTGCAAAGCCTGAAGAATTTCCACCTATATCAAAGTGTTCCTGGTGGATCCCATCATCATCTAAAGTGTTGGCTTTACTTAATACTGCAAACAATTTGGTTCTTCCTCCCCTTATTCCTTATACTGATTTCTATAATTCTACATTGGATCGTATTGATCTCATGGAAGAATACCACACCTGGCAGAGCTTTGGAAATTCTC AGCAAAGTCTGGTGGATAAAGTATCTAGAAGAGAGAGACCTGATATGAATATGTTATTTCTAAATATGAAAGTAAGGTGGACATATCTGGTCAGCAATTCTCTTGATGAGTTAACCCGGAAAAGAGCAGACTTGCAAAAGAAGTTGAAAGTTACCTTTGTAGGGGAAGTTGGTTTGGGTACAGGCGGCTTGACTAAAGAATGGTTCCTTCTTCTAATTCGACAAATTTTTCATCCAGATTATGGCATGTTTACGTATCATAAGGATTCATACTGCCATTGGTTTAGCAGCTTTAAATGTGACAACTATTCTGGATTCCGATTGGTTGGAATTCTTATGGGACTAGCTGTTTATAACAgcattgctttggatattcgttTCCCCCGCTGCTGCTACAAGAAATTATTGAGCCCTCCCATCATTCCTAATGACCAAAATATGCCAGTAGGCATCTGCAGTGTTACCACTGATGACCTGAGTCAAATTATGCCTGAGTTGGCCCATGGATTAAGTGAACTCCTGTCATATGAAGGCAATGTTGAAGAAGATTTCTATTCAATATTTCAGGTGTTtcaagaagaattcagaataattaagTCCTATAATTTAAAGCCAGGTGGTGATAAAATTCCAGTTACCAATCAAAATAGGAAAGAATATGTACAGCTTTATATTGACTTTCTTCTCAACAAATCCATCTATAAGCAGTTTGCTGCATTTTATTATGGATTTCACAGTGTGTGTGCTTCAAATTTCCTAATGCTTCTTCATCCAGAAGAGGTTGAAATTCTGGTCTGTGGAAGTCCTGAACTGGATATGCACGCCCTGCAGAGAAGTACTCAGTATGATGGCTATGCAAAAACCGACTTGACTATACAATACTTTTGGGATATTGTGCTTGGATTTCCTCTTGACCTTCAAAAGAAGTTGCTACATTTTACCACAGGAAGTGACAGAGTACCTGTAGAAGGAATGGCTGACTTGAACTTTAAAATCTCAAAGAATGAAACTTCAACTAACTGGTTGCCTGTGGCCCACACCTGCTTCAATCAACTTTGCCTTCCCCCCTACAAGAACAAAAAGGACCTGAAACAGAAATTGATTATTGGAATTTCAAATTCAGAAGGTTTTGGACTTGAGTAA